The following proteins are co-located in the Silene latifolia isolate original U9 population chromosome 1, ASM4854445v1, whole genome shotgun sequence genome:
- the LOC141634137 gene encoding uncharacterized protein LOC141634137 → MSHPAVKMFRSYYYVVQIDSTYKTNEYRLPLVEMVGVTPVGKSFVIAYALVTHESEEKYLWVLRKLKALLNDAVQPNVIVTDCEGGLLNAIPIVFPDSSHLLCLWHIYSNVETKALDITGQDGWAKHVTFTLFTAVVEAETEEKFNVAWGKLAREWAGVAAYIERQWFPHLEKWVKYRTNKISHFGNTSTSRVESAHANLKRWLNSAKLAVDSIWIRFHSLMETQHVEIRHLLELFRTKRLTGIQRLFSRLSYKISKNAIIELREEFERGAKMTEDALMIDCGCVKATTLGLLCACSLHRIARNGSRVPVDVLHAFWRKLEYDGSEAMPTCDDDRLEELFDEIRNADPSMRSSMFDALYSQIHPQEEDVNESRVNENPRGRPSRGTRRDPSAVEHARARVRVRTPSSQQAWFNPYGDGHCGFRVISHAVRGDQSHFTMARTDLLREIRSPDYRDHIYGPARFDAEVARITFMDQIPCGSGNWMDSFDLYGYATMYNWVICCISAFDDPEGQRHFGIGCCELIISIVVSEDDLDVVIEIDI, encoded by the exons ATGTCTCATCCGGCCGTTAAGATGTTTCGATCATACTATTATGTGGTACAGATCGATTCCACGTACAAGACAAATGAataccgtcttccgcttgttgaGATGGTTGGAGTCACACCCGTCGGGAAGAGCTTTGTCATCGCGTATGCTCTTGTGACGCATGAGTCCGAGGAGAAATATTTGTGGGTCCTACGGAAACTGAAGGCCCTGCTAAATGATGCCGTTCAACCTAATGTTATTGTTACTGATTGCGAGGGAGGGTTGTTGAACGCGATtcccattgtttttccggattcgTCTCACTTGCTATGTCTTTGGCATATATATTCTAACGTGGAGACGAAAGCACTTGATATCACGGGTCAGGATGGTTGGGCTAAGCACGTAACCTTTACTTTGTTTACTGCGGTTGTCGAGGCGGAAACCGAAGAAAAGTTTAATGTTGCATGGGGCAAATTGGCAAGGGAATGGGCGGGAGTGGCGGCTTATATtgagaggcaatggttcccgcactTGGAAAAATGGGTCAAGTATAGAACGAACAAGATAAGTCATTTTGGGAATACTTCTACATCCCGGGTTGAGTCGGCTCATGCGAATTTGAAGAGATGGCTGAATAGCGCGAAACTGGCAGTTGATAGCATCTGGATTCGGTTTCATTCTTTGATGGAAACGCAACATGTTGAGATCCGACACTTGTTGGAGTTATTTAGAACGAAGCGGTTGACGGGGATTCAGAGATTATTTTCCAGGCTTTCCTATAAAATATCAAAGAATGCCATCATTGAATTGCGTGAAGAATTCGAAAGGGGTGCCAAGATGACGGAAGATGCCTTGATGATCGATTGCGGTTGTGTAAAGGCTACTACACTTGGTTTGTTATGTGCTTGTTCACTTCATCGCATTGCTAGAAACGGATCTCGGGTTCCTGTTGATGTTTTACATGCATTTTGGAGGAAGTTAGAGTACGATGGTTCGGAGGCAATGCCGACTTGTGACGATGATCGATTGGAGGAGTTATTCGATGAAATTCGGAATGCAGATCCGAGTATGAGATCATCCATGTTCGATGCCCTTTACTCTCAGATACATCCGCAAGAGGAGGATGTAAACGAGTCTCGGGTGAACGAGAACCCTAGAGGACGTCCGAGTAGGGGAACTCGTAGAGATCCGTCCGCCGTTGAGCATGCGCGTGCACGGGTTCGAGTACGTACTCCGTCTTCCCAAC AAGCATGGTTTAATCCTTACGGAGACGGTCATTGTGGTTTTCGAGTTATCTCACATGCTGTTCGGGGTGACCAATCTCATTTCACGATGGCTAGAACAGATTTACTTAGGGAAATTCGTAGTCCCGATTACCGTGATCATATCTATGGCCCAGCGAGATTTGATGCGGAGGTAGCTAGAATTACATTTATGGATCAGATACCGTGTGGCTCGGGTAATTGGATGGACAGTTTCGATCTATATGGTTATGCTACGATGTACAATTGGGTGATATGTTGTATTTCTGCATTTGACGATCCAGAAGGTCAGCGACATTTTGGAATTGGATGTTGTGAGTTAATAATTAGTATTGTAGTGAGTGAAGATGATttggatgttgtgattgaaattgacaTATAA
- the LOC141649320 gene encoding protein BEARSKIN2-like yields the protein MGSSSNGGVPPGFRFHPTDEELLHYYLKKKVSFQKFDMDVIREVDLNKMEPWDLQERCKIGTTPQNEWYFFSHKDRKYPTGSRTNRATNAGFWKATGRDKCIRNTFKKIGMRKTLVFYRGRAPHGQKSDWIMHEYRLEDSDDPHSTNNEDGWVVCRVFKKKNLFKIGGEQQGTTTTTSSTNSDHQLLITGSSSNNQSRPFIPRDHTNTQYHHHHNHHHLMLRNEQATSSTFDLYMNNNNNNNKPDLGVGLLTYTHPHQITPLDYTTTSHHPHQLLYQSGPEAGPTLEMAAEPSDPHHHQGINEWTMLDRAVVGHPQDDEVQGGNNNNNGNDLSSTVHDINQQQQQLSLRGEMDFWGYDK from the exons ATGGGGTCGTCGAGCAACGGTGGAGTTCCGCCGGGATTTAGGTTTCATCCGACGGATGAAGAGTTGTTGCATTATTATCTTAAGAAGAAGGTTTCGTTTCAGAAGTTTGATATGGATGTTATTAGGGAGGTTGATTTGAACAAGATGGAACCTTGGGATCTTCAAG AGAGGTGTAAGATCGGAACAACACCACAAAATGAATGGTATTTTTTCAGCCATAAGGATAGGAAATATCCAACAGGATCAAGAACAAATAGAGCAACAAATGCAGGATTTTGGAAAGCAACAGGAAGAGACAAATGCATCAGAAATACATTTAAAAAGATTGGTATGCGTAAAACTCTTGTGTTCTATCGTGGTAGAGCTCCCCATGGCCAAAAATCGGATTGGATTATGCACGAGTATCGTTTAGAAGACAGTGATGACCCTCATTCTACTAATAAT GAGGATGGATGGGTAGTATGTAGAGTGTTCAAGAAGAAAAACCTATTCAAAATAGGAGGAGAACAACaaggaacaacaacaacaacatcaagcACAAATTCAGATCATCAACTCCTAATAACAGGATCAAGCAGCAACAACCAATCTCGACCGTTCATTCCGCGAGATCACACAAACACACAATACCACCATCACCATAATCACCACCATCTCATGTTACGTAACGAACAAGCAACCTCATCTACATTTGACCTAtacatgaataataataataataataataagcctGACCTTGGGGTTGGTCTCCTAACCTATACTCACCCACACCAGATTACACCCCTTGACTACACTACCACTTCACACCATCCTCACCAGCTATTGTACCAATCTGGTCCTGAGGCCGGGCCCACTTTGGAGATGGCGGCCGAGCCGTCtgatcctcatcatcatcaaggGATTAATGAATGGACGATGCTTGATCGTGCGGTTGTGGGACATCCGCAAGATGATGAAGTACAGggtggtaataataataataatggtaatgaTTTATCGTCTACGGTACATGACattaatcaacaacaacaacagcttTCTTTACGTGGTGAAATGGATTTCTGGGGATATGATAAGTAG